The following are encoded together in the Acidovorax sp. KKS102 genome:
- a CDS encoding HU family DNA-binding protein, which produces MNKTELIEHIATNADISKAAAARALESTIEAVKKTLKKGGTVSLVGFGTFAVGKRAARTGRNPRTGATIKIKAAKVPKFRPGKALKDALN; this is translated from the coding sequence GTGAACAAAACCGAATTGATTGAGCACATCGCTACCAACGCCGACATCTCCAAGGCCGCTGCTGCGCGTGCCCTGGAATCCACGATCGAGGCCGTCAAGAAGACTCTCAAGAAGGGCGGCACCGTGTCGCTCGTCGGTTTCGGTACTTTTGCCGTGGGCAAGCGTGCTGCCCGCACCGGTCGCAATCCCCGCACTGGCGCTACGATTAAAATCAAAGCTGCTAAAGTTCCAAAGTTCCGTCCTGGCAAGGCATTGAAAGACGCCTTGAACTGA
- a CDS encoding tartrate dehydrogenase yields the protein MAKHRIAVIAGDGIGKEVMPEGLRVLDEAARKFGIDLYFDHFDFSSWDYYEKHGKMLPDNWKDQIGGHEAIYFGAVGWPEKIADHVSLWGSLLLFRREFDQYINLRPARLMPGVIAPVVRRDGSPRLPGEIDMLIVRENTEGEYSSIGGRMYEGSPREIVMQETVMSRHGVDRVLKFAFELAQSRPKKHLTSATKSNGIAITMPYWDERVAEMAKAYPDVKVDKFHIDILTAHFVQRPDFFDVVVASNLFGDILSDLGPACTGTIGIAPSANLNPTRTMPSLFEPVHGSAPDIAGKGIANPIGQIWCGAMMLDFLGYRAAHDAVLAAIEAVLQPGSGAPRTPDLGGTGSTQDVGKAIAQALTAR from the coding sequence ATGGCGAAGCATCGCATTGCAGTCATTGCCGGTGATGGCATTGGCAAAGAGGTCATGCCCGAGGGGCTGCGTGTGCTGGACGAGGCTGCGCGCAAGTTTGGCATCGACCTGTACTTCGACCACTTCGACTTCTCGAGCTGGGACTACTACGAAAAGCACGGCAAGATGCTGCCCGACAACTGGAAGGACCAGATCGGCGGCCATGAGGCTATCTACTTTGGCGCCGTCGGATGGCCCGAAAAGATTGCGGACCATGTCTCACTCTGGGGTTCGCTGCTGCTGTTCCGCCGCGAGTTCGACCAGTACATCAACCTGCGCCCCGCGCGCCTCATGCCCGGCGTGATCGCCCCCGTGGTGCGCCGCGACGGCAGCCCGCGCCTGCCCGGCGAGATCGACATGTTGATCGTGCGCGAGAACACCGAAGGCGAATACTCCAGCATCGGCGGCCGCATGTACGAAGGCTCGCCGCGCGAGATCGTGATGCAGGAGACGGTGATGTCGCGCCACGGTGTGGACCGCGTCCTGAAGTTTGCGTTTGAGCTGGCCCAGTCGCGCCCCAAGAAGCACCTGACCAGCGCCACCAAGTCCAACGGCATCGCCATCACCATGCCCTACTGGGACGAGCGCGTGGCCGAGATGGCCAAGGCCTATCCCGATGTGAAGGTGGACAAGTTCCACATCGACATCCTCACGGCCCACTTCGTGCAGCGCCCCGACTTTTTTGATGTGGTGGTGGCCAGTAACCTGTTTGGTGACATCCTTTCCGACCTGGGCCCGGCTTGCACCGGCACCATCGGCATCGCGCCCAGCGCCAACCTCAACCCCACGCGCACCATGCCGTCGCTGTTCGAGCCCGTGCACGGCTCGGCGCCTGACATCGCAGGCAAGGGCATCGCCAACCCCATCGGGCAGATCTGGTGCGGCGCCATGATGCTGGACTTCCTGGGATACCGCGCTGCGCACGACGCTGTGCTGGCCGCGATTGAGGCCGTTTTGCAACCCGGTAGTGGTGCTCCTCGCACCCCGGACTTAGGTGGCACGGGCAGCACGCAGGATGTGGGCAAAGCCATCGCGCAGGCGCTCACAGCCCGTTGA
- the pgsA gene encoding CDP-diacylglycerol--glycerol-3-phosphate 3-phosphatidyltransferase, whose translation MFWTIPTLMTWTRIVAIPLIVGVFYAPLEPATRNLIATVMFIVFAATDWLDGYLARKLNQTSSFGAFLDPVADKFLVCASLLVLVHLQRADVFVALIIIGREIAISALREWMAQIGASKSVAVHMIGKVKTTVQMLAIPFLLYDGRLFGVIDTGVWGTWLIWASAVLTVWSMVYYLQKALPEIRARVK comes from the coding sequence ATGTTCTGGACTATCCCCACCTTGATGACCTGGACGCGCATCGTCGCGATACCTTTGATCGTGGGGGTGTTCTACGCGCCGCTGGAGCCCGCCACGCGCAACCTCATCGCGACGGTGATGTTCATCGTGTTTGCCGCCACCGACTGGCTGGACGGCTATCTGGCCCGCAAGCTCAACCAGACCTCGTCGTTTGGCGCGTTCCTGGACCCGGTGGCCGACAAGTTTCTGGTGTGTGCGTCGCTGCTGGTGCTGGTGCATCTGCAACGTGCCGATGTGTTCGTGGCGCTCATCATCATCGGCCGTGAGATTGCCATCTCTGCCCTGCGCGAATGGATGGCGCAGATTGGTGCGAGCAAGAGCGTGGCCGTGCACATGATCGGCAAGGTGAAGACCACGGTGCAGATGCTGGCCATTCCCTTCCTGCTGTACGACGGGCGCCTGTTCGGCGTGATCGACACGGGCGTGTGGGGCACCTGGCTCATCTGGGCCTCTGCGGTGCTCACTGTCTGGTCGATGGTGTACTACCTGCAGAAGGCGTTGCCCGAGATCCGGGCGCGCGTCAAATAA
- the uvrC gene encoding excinuclease ABC subunit UvrC, with product MSHSEELLAQVAALPALPGVYRYFDAQDALLYVGKALNLKRRVSSYFQKNHGGTRIGHMVSKIVRMETTVVRSEAEALLLENNLIKTLNPKFNILFRDDKSYPYLKITGTTGAHTRGDAPGQVFPRMAYYRGAVDKKHRYFGPYPSAWAVKETIQLLQKVFRLRTCEDTVFANRTRPCLLFQIKRCTGPCVDLISPEAYAADVLHAEALLRGETQELLQALEARMMAHSDKLEFEQAAEVRNQIQALSRVLHQQSIETVDDKDVDILAVRVQGGRACVNLAMVRGGRHLGDRPYFPVHVEDAAAVFEEEGGDGADEAVATPSRPARPVEALVLEAFIAQHYIGVPVPPLLVTSVPVDKALLDALTEQSGLRVNAIHQPREQRRAWLDMAQKNADLQLARLLAEEGSQQARTRALAEALDLPPEDLDQLTIECFDISHTAGESTQASCVVFHHHKMQSSEYRRYKIEGITGGDDYAAMRQVLTRRYSKVVEAQREEGGIDFAAPDAEAGAPTRKGAARLPDLVLIDGGKGQVGVAREVFTALGLDLTRIVGVEKGEGRKVGLEELVFADGREKVYLGKDSAALMLVAQIRDEAHRFAITGMRAARAKVRVGGGQLEEIAGVGPKKRARLLQRFGGVRGVASASVEDLATVDGISHELAEEIYKALR from the coding sequence ATGTCCCATTCCGAAGAACTCCTGGCGCAGGTGGCTGCGCTGCCCGCGCTGCCGGGCGTGTACCGCTATTTCGACGCGCAGGATGCGCTGCTGTACGTGGGCAAGGCGCTCAACCTCAAGCGCCGGGTGTCCAGCTACTTTCAGAAGAACCATGGCGGCACGCGCATCGGGCACATGGTCAGCAAGATCGTGCGCATGGAGACCACGGTGGTGCGCTCCGAGGCCGAGGCATTGCTGCTAGAGAACAACCTCATCAAGACGTTGAACCCCAAGTTCAACATCCTGTTTCGCGACGACAAGAGCTATCCCTACCTCAAGATCACCGGCACGACGGGTGCCCACACACGGGGCGATGCGCCGGGGCAGGTGTTTCCGCGCATGGCTTACTACCGGGGCGCGGTCGACAAAAAGCACCGCTACTTCGGCCCGTACCCCAGCGCCTGGGCGGTGAAGGAAACCATCCAGCTGCTGCAAAAGGTGTTCCGGCTGCGCACCTGCGAAGACACGGTGTTTGCCAACCGCACGCGGCCCTGCCTGCTGTTCCAGATCAAGCGCTGCACGGGGCCCTGCGTAGACCTGATCTCGCCCGAGGCCTATGCGGCTGATGTGCTGCACGCCGAGGCGCTGCTGCGCGGCGAAACGCAGGAGCTGCTGCAGGCGCTGGAGGCGCGCATGATGGCGCATTCCGACAAGCTCGAATTCGAGCAGGCTGCTGAGGTGCGCAATCAGATCCAGGCGCTGTCGCGCGTGCTGCACCAGCAGTCCATCGAGACGGTGGACGACAAGGATGTGGACATCCTGGCTGTGCGCGTGCAAGGTGGACGCGCCTGCGTGAACCTGGCCATGGTGCGCGGTGGCCGCCACCTGGGGGACCGGCCGTACTTTCCGGTGCATGTTGAAGATGCGGCGGCGGTGTTTGAGGAAGAGGGTGGCGATGGCGCAGACGAGGCGGTGGCAACCCCGTCTCGCCCCGCGCGCCCGGTGGAGGCGCTGGTGCTCGAAGCCTTCATCGCCCAGCACTACATCGGCGTGCCCGTGCCGCCGTTGCTGGTGACCAGCGTGCCGGTGGACAAAGCCCTGCTGGACGCGCTGACCGAACAAAGTGGCCTGCGCGTGAACGCCATCCACCAGCCCCGCGAACAGCGCCGCGCCTGGCTGGACATGGCGCAGAAGAACGCCGACCTGCAACTGGCCCGCCTGCTGGCCGAAGAAGGCTCGCAACAAGCCCGCACGCGGGCGCTGGCCGAGGCGCTGGACTTGCCGCCCGAAGACCTGGACCAGCTCACCATCGAGTGTTTCGACATCTCGCACACGGCCGGCGAATCTACGCAAGCGTCCTGTGTGGTGTTCCACCACCACAAGATGCAGAGCAGCGAGTACCGCCGCTACAAGATCGAGGGCATCACCGGCGGCGATGACTACGCCGCCATGCGCCAGGTGCTCACACGCCGCTACAGCAAGGTGGTGGAGGCGCAGCGCGAGGAGGGGGGCATCGACTTTGCCGCACCCGACGCGGAAGCTGGCGCGCCCACCCGCAAAGGGGCTGCGCGCCTGCCCGACCTGGTGCTCATCGACGGAGGCAAGGGCCAGGTGGGCGTGGCGCGCGAGGTGTTCACCGCGCTGGGGCTGGATCTGACCCGTATCGTGGGCGTGGAGAAGGGCGAGGGCCGCAAGGTGGGGCTGGAAGAGCTGGTGTTTGCCGATGGGCGCGAAAAGGTCTATCTGGGCAAGGACTCGGCCGCGCTGATGCTGGTGGCGCAGATTCGCGACGAGGCGCACCGCTTTGCCATCACCGGCATGCGCGCGGCACGGGCCAAGGTGCGCGTGGGGGGCGGGCAACTGGAAGAAATTGCGGGGGTAGGGCCCAAGAAGCGAGCGCGCCTGTTGCAACGTTTTGGCGGGGTGCGTGGTGTGGCATCCGCGAGCGTGGAGGACCTGGCCACCGTGGATGGCATCTCGCATGAATTGGCAGAAGAAATTTACAAGGCATTGAGATAA
- a CDS encoding tripartite tricarboxylate transporter substrate binding protein — MKTTRKQFTTLALAALATGFIGHAAAQGAYPSKNVTLVVPTAAGGTTDLSARMLAQALAPVLGQSVIADNKGGGNGNIAASAVKRAEADGYTLLMQYSGYHVISPHITKQKQWEQSDFQPVANVISAPQIIVVRADLPVKTLPELIAYAKANPGKLNYASSGNGSLQHVTGAMLEQQGGIKMVHVPYKGTGPALQDLLGGQVDLTFGTAPPFMPHIASGKLRVLAVTGKQRLPSLPDVPTTAEAGYPKVDATSWFAVFAPAAVPKAVVDKLTADIRTVVQNPAFQQKAQEQGATADYQTPAQLGDKVKADLANWAQVVKTSKIEAE, encoded by the coding sequence ATGAAAACCACCCGCAAGCAGTTCACCACCCTGGCCCTCGCCGCTCTGGCCACGGGCTTTATCGGCCACGCAGCAGCGCAGGGCGCCTACCCGTCGAAGAATGTCACCCTGGTGGTGCCCACCGCCGCCGGGGGCACCACCGACCTGTCGGCCCGCATGCTGGCGCAGGCCCTGGCGCCGGTGCTGGGCCAGTCGGTCATCGCAGACAACAAAGGCGGGGGCAACGGCAACATTGCGGCCAGCGCCGTCAAGCGGGCCGAGGCCGATGGCTACACGCTGCTGATGCAGTACTCGGGCTACCACGTCATCTCGCCCCATATCACCAAACAAAAGCAGTGGGAGCAGAGCGACTTCCAGCCCGTGGCCAATGTGATCTCGGCCCCGCAGATCATCGTGGTGCGGGCCGACCTGCCGGTGAAGACGCTGCCCGAGCTGATCGCCTACGCCAAGGCCAACCCCGGCAAGCTCAACTACGCCTCGTCGGGCAATGGCTCGCTGCAACACGTCACGGGTGCCATGCTGGAGCAGCAGGGCGGCATCAAGATGGTCCACGTGCCCTACAAGGGCACGGGCCCTGCGCTGCAGGACCTGCTGGGCGGCCAGGTGGACCTGACCTTTGGGACAGCGCCGCCCTTCATGCCCCACATCGCCAGCGGCAAGCTGCGCGTGCTGGCCGTGACGGGCAAGCAGCGCCTGCCCAGCCTGCCCGATGTGCCGACCACGGCCGAAGCGGGCTACCCCAAGGTCGATGCCACCTCGTGGTTTGCGGTGTTTGCCCCGGCGGCCGTACCCAAGGCCGTGGTGGACAAGCTCACGGCCGATATCCGCACCGTGGTGCAGAACCCAGCCTTCCAGCAGAAGGCGCAAGAGCAGGGCGCCACGGCCGACTACCAGACCCCGGCACAACTGGGCGATAAGGTGAAGGCCGATCTGGCCAACTGGGCGCAGGTGGTGAAGACCTCGAAGATCGAGGCGGAGTGA
- a CDS encoding IS5 family transposase (programmed frameshift), producing the protein MEITPAQFATIEHCLPKQRGNVSLSNLQVVNAILYVAEHGCKWRGLPKRFGNWHTIYTRMNRWTKAGVLDRMFEELQRAQVVRIKIEAVSLDSTSIKVHPDGTGAPKKNGPQAIGKSRGGWNTKIHMVAADARTAVTFCLSPGQAHDAPEGRRLLSSLGPTSRPVHLLMDRAYEGNETRQLALDLGFIPVVPPMRTRIEPWEYDREMYKRRNEVERLFRRLKGYRRIFSRFEKLDLMFLGFISFVLVADGLRMC; encoded by the exons ATGGAGATCACGCCCGCACAATTCGCCACTATTGAGCACTGCCTGCCCAAGCAGCGTGGCAACGTCAGCCTGAGTAACCTGCAGGTGGTCAATGCGATCCTCTATGTGGCCGAGCATGGCTGCAAGTGGCGCGGACTGCCCAAGCGCTTCGGCAACTGGCACACGATTTACACGCGTATGAACCGCTGGACCAAAGCAGGCGTCCTGGATCGCATGTTCGAGGAGTTACAGCGCGCGCAGGTCGTGCGCATCAAGATCGAGGCGGTCTCGCTGGACTCCACAAGCATCAAGGTCCATCCCGACGGCACGGGGGCAC CTAAAAAAAACGGCCCACAAGCCATCGGAAAGTCCCGAGGCGGATGGAACACCAAGATTCATATGGTTGCCGCGGATGCTCGAACGGCCGTGACGTTCTGCCTCTCGCCTGGTCAGGCGCACGACGCGCCTGAAGGCCGGCGCCTGCTCAGCAGTCTTGGGCCGACCAGCAGACCAGTGCACTTGTTGATGGACCGTGCCTACGAAGGCAACGAGACGCGGCAGCTGGCACTTGATCTGGGCTTCATTCCGGTTGTGCCACCCATGAGGACTCGGATCGAACCTTGGGAGTACGACCGCGAGATGTACAAGCGTCGCAACGAGGTCGAGCGCTTGTTCCGTCGGCTCAAGGGCTATCGCCGCATCTTCTCGCGGTTCGAGAAACTCGACCTCATGTTCCTGGGCTTCATCAGCTTCGTCCTTGTCGCTGATGGACTTCGGATGTGTTAA
- a CDS encoding tripartite tricarboxylate transporter substrate binding protein encodes MSFTTPLSRRLFTAAVLCSAAFAAGAQDKYPSKPITVVVPQAAGGANDAIARVVAQKLGEQLGQSVIVENRPGAGGTLATGATARARNDGYTLLLTADSAHVIGPALYKNPGFDPVKDFAPVAPVATAGYVLVAHPSFPANTVAEMVALAKANPGKYSIASAGNGTLNHLIGEMLQKAAGIQLQHIPYKGSAAAATDVVGGQVPLSVQSLPSAIAFIKAGKLKVLGVVNEKRVAALPDAPTIGETIKGFGQAPWYALFAPAGTPAPIVAQLQAEVARAARAC; translated from the coding sequence ATGAGCTTCACCACCCCACTGTCCCGCCGCCTCTTCACGGCCGCTGTGTTGTGCTCTGCCGCCTTCGCGGCGGGCGCGCAGGACAAGTACCCCTCCAAGCCCATCACCGTGGTCGTGCCCCAGGCCGCAGGCGGTGCCAACGATGCCATTGCGCGCGTGGTGGCGCAAAAGCTGGGTGAGCAACTGGGCCAGAGCGTGATCGTGGAGAACCGCCCTGGTGCGGGCGGCACACTGGCGACCGGCGCCACGGCCCGAGCTCGCAACGACGGCTATACGCTGCTGCTCACGGCTGACAGCGCCCACGTGATTGGTCCCGCGCTCTACAAGAACCCCGGCTTTGATCCCGTGAAGGACTTTGCCCCCGTGGCACCCGTGGCGACTGCGGGCTATGTGCTGGTGGCACACCCATCCTTCCCCGCCAATACCGTGGCCGAAATGGTGGCCTTGGCCAAGGCCAACCCCGGCAAGTATTCGATTGCCTCGGCGGGCAATGGCACGCTGAACCATCTGATTGGCGAAATGCTGCAAAAGGCCGCAGGCATCCAGTTGCAACACATTCCCTACAAGGGCTCCGCTGCTGCCGCCACCGACGTGGTGGGCGGACAGGTGCCGCTGTCGGTGCAAAGCCTGCCGTCGGCCATTGCGTTCATCAAGGCGGGCAAGCTCAAGGTGTTGGGCGTGGTCAATGAAAAGCGCGTGGCGGCGCTGCCCGACGCTCCCACCATTGGCGAGACGATCAAGGGCTTTGGCCAGGCGCCCTGGTATGCGCTGTTTGCCCCGGCGGGCACACCCGCGCCCATCGTCGCGCAACTGCAGGCCGAGGTGGCGCGTGCGGCTAGGGCCTGTTAA
- a CDS encoding hydroxymethylglutaryl-CoA lyase, with the protein MNAPSTVWQGAGRRIHMQEVGLRDGLQMEKAFVPTADKIALCNALSAAGLSKIEVTSFTSPTAIPALKDAEMVMREITRRPGTVYTALVPNLRGAERAIQSRTDELNLVMSVSATHNLANLRMTQEQSFAALAQVVALAQGANVAVNVSLSCVFGCPMEGDVAQADVFGWVQRFVDVGVCGITLCDTTGMAYPTQVHQLTAAARARWPGVEFTLHFHNTRGMGLANVLTAIDAGADRFDASLGGLGGCPYAPGASGNVCSEEIVHALALMGYDTGVDLAQLVAAAQQLPALIGHDIPSQIAKAGPRLTLHPVPADFDAIRERALSR; encoded by the coding sequence ATGAACGCACCCAGCACCGTTTGGCAAGGCGCAGGTCGCCGCATCCACATGCAGGAAGTGGGGCTGCGCGATGGCCTGCAGATGGAAAAGGCCTTTGTGCCCACGGCTGACAAGATCGCGCTGTGCAATGCACTGTCTGCAGCCGGGCTGTCCAAGATCGAGGTGACTTCGTTCACATCGCCTACCGCCATCCCCGCGCTGAAAGACGCCGAGATGGTGATGCGCGAGATCACGCGCCGCCCTGGCACGGTCTACACCGCGCTGGTGCCCAACCTGCGCGGCGCCGAGCGTGCCATCCAGTCGCGCACGGATGAACTGAACCTGGTGATGTCCGTCAGCGCCACCCACAACCTGGCCAATCTGCGCATGACGCAGGAACAGTCGTTCGCGGCGCTGGCGCAGGTGGTGGCCCTGGCGCAGGGCGCCAACGTGGCGGTGAATGTGTCGCTGTCGTGTGTGTTCGGCTGCCCCATGGAAGGCGATGTGGCCCAGGCCGATGTGTTTGGCTGGGTGCAGCGTTTTGTGGACGTGGGCGTGTGCGGCATCACGCTGTGCGACACCACCGGCATGGCCTACCCCACGCAGGTGCACCAGCTCACGGCGGCAGCCCGCGCGCGCTGGCCGGGGGTGGAGTTCACCCTGCATTTCCACAACACGCGCGGCATGGGGCTGGCCAATGTGCTGACGGCCATCGACGCGGGTGCTGACCGGTTTGATGCGTCCTTGGGCGGCCTGGGCGGTTGCCCCTACGCGCCGGGCGCCAGCGGCAATGTATGCAGCGAAGAGATCGTGCATGCGCTGGCGCTGATGGGCTATGACACGGGCGTGGACTTGGCGCAATTGGTGGCCGCTGCGCAGCAGTTGCCTGCGCTCATCGGCCACGACATTCCGAGCCAAATCGCCAAGGCGGGGCCGCGCTTGACGCTGCACCCGGTGCCTGCCGATTTCGATGCCATCCGCGAAAGAGCGCTGTCCCGCTGA
- a CDS encoding CaiB/BaiF CoA-transferase family protein, producing MDSIASPAALQGVRVIEMGQLIAGPFCGKTLGEFGADVIKIEAPETGDPLRNWRMIKEGTSVWWQVQSRNKRSVALDLRQKEGQDIARQLIAEADVLVENFRPGTLEGWGMSPEELHQLNPGLVMLRISGYGQTGPYRDLPGFGAIGEAMGGLRHLTGEPGRVPVRVGVSIGDTLAALHGTIGVLTALYHRKVNGGKGQVIDVALHEAVFNVMESLIPEYSAFGAVREAAGSALPGIAPSNAYPCTDGWVLVAGNGDSIFKRLMDAIGRPDLGAAPDLANNTGRVARVEEIDAAIGAWSARRTVQQVLDALGAARVPAGKVYTAKDIAEDPHYRARDMLLTQQTRDGYSVEVPGIVPKLSATPGTIRSSAPHLGDDTDAVLAEMGLNAEQIALLRSKGVVQ from the coding sequence ATGGATTCCATTGCTTCCCCCGCCGCACTGCAAGGCGTGCGCGTCATCGAAATGGGCCAGCTCATTGCCGGGCCGTTCTGCGGCAAGACGCTGGGCGAGTTTGGCGCCGACGTGATCAAGATCGAGGCCCCCGAGACCGGCGACCCCCTGCGTAACTGGCGCATGATCAAGGAAGGCACCTCCGTCTGGTGGCAGGTGCAGTCGCGCAACAAGCGCTCGGTGGCGCTAGACCTGCGCCAAAAGGAAGGCCAGGACATCGCCCGTCAGCTGATTGCCGAGGCCGATGTGCTGGTCGAGAACTTCCGCCCCGGCACGCTGGAGGGCTGGGGCATGTCGCCCGAAGAGTTGCACCAACTCAACCCCGGCCTCGTGATGCTCCGCATCTCTGGCTACGGCCAGACGGGGCCCTACCGCGACCTGCCAGGCTTTGGTGCCATTGGCGAGGCCATGGGCGGCCTGCGCCATCTGACGGGCGAGCCCGGCCGAGTGCCGGTGCGGGTGGGCGTGTCGATTGGTGACACGCTGGCGGCGCTGCACGGCACCATCGGCGTGCTCACGGCGCTGTACCACCGCAAGGTCAACGGCGGCAAAGGCCAGGTGATTGACGTGGCGCTGCACGAGGCCGTGTTCAACGTGATGGAAAGTCTGATCCCCGAATACAGTGCCTTTGGCGCCGTGCGCGAGGCGGCAGGCAGTGCGCTGCCGGGCATTGCACCGAGCAACGCGTACCCCTGCACGGACGGCTGGGTGCTGGTGGCGGGCAATGGCGACAGCATCTTCAAGCGGCTGATGGACGCGATTGGCAGGCCCGACCTGGGCGCCGCACCCGATCTGGCCAACAACACCGGCCGCGTGGCGCGTGTGGAAGAGATTGACGCTGCGATTGGCGCCTGGAGCGCGCGGCGCACCGTGCAGCAGGTGCTGGATGCATTGGGCGCCGCCCGCGTGCCTGCGGGCAAGGTCTACACCGCCAAGGACATCGCCGAAGACCCGCATTACCGCGCCCGCGACATGCTGCTGACCCAGCAGACGCGTGACGGCTACAGCGTGGAGGTGCCGGGTATCGTGCCCAAGCTCTCGGCCACGCCGGGCACCATCCGCAGCAGCGCGCCGCACCTGGGCGATGACACCGATGCGGTGCTGGCAGAAATGGGGCTCAATGCCGAGCAGATTGCATTGCTGCGCAGCAAAGGAGTCGTGCAATGA
- a CDS encoding LysR family transcriptional regulator — protein sequence MKLDPVSLRLFVAVMEESTIAAAAAREHIAASAVSRRLADLEDALRVALFTRSNKGTEPTAAAYALLNLARGVLNDLDGIASQMRDYGAGVRGHVRVVANISAITQFLPAQLQSFMALHPQVDVRLQEQISTAIAQSVAENAADVGILNQGQYGDRVVQLPYRTDELVLVVPTGHALARRKSARLADALPYDFVGAHPGSAINNQLTRAASEAGLPLRLRMQVTSYDALCLMVAAGLGVGVMPRGSAALYKGSQPIRVVTLNEPWAHRQLVLCVRSEESLSSVARLLVDHLRAQPPTTVP from the coding sequence ATGAAACTTGACCCCGTCTCCCTGCGCCTGTTTGTGGCCGTGATGGAAGAAAGCACCATCGCCGCCGCCGCCGCGCGCGAGCACATCGCCGCATCGGCCGTGAGCCGTCGCCTGGCCGACCTGGAAGACGCGCTGCGTGTGGCGCTGTTCACCCGCAGCAACAAGGGCACCGAGCCCACGGCTGCCGCCTACGCGCTGCTGAACCTGGCGCGTGGTGTGCTCAACGACCTGGACGGCATCGCCAGCCAGATGCGCGACTACGGCGCGGGCGTGCGCGGCCATGTGCGGGTGGTGGCCAACATCTCGGCCATCACGCAGTTTTTGCCCGCGCAGCTGCAGAGCTTCATGGCGCTGCACCCGCAGGTGGACGTGCGGCTGCAGGAGCAGATCAGCACGGCCATCGCCCAGTCGGTGGCCGAGAACGCGGCCGACGTGGGCATCCTCAACCAGGGTCAGTACGGCGACCGCGTGGTGCAGCTGCCCTACCGCACCGACGAGCTGGTGCTGGTGGTGCCCACGGGCCATGCGCTGGCGCGCCGCAAGTCGGCCCGCCTGGCCGACGCCCTGCCCTACGACTTTGTGGGCGCGCACCCGGGCAGCGCCATCAACAACCAGCTGACCCGCGCCGCCTCCGAAGCCGGCCTGCCGCTGCGCCTGCGCATGCAGGTCACCAGCTACGACGCGCTGTGCCTGATGGTGGCCGCCGGCCTGGGCGTGGGCGTGATGCCGCGTGGCAGCGCCGCGCTGTACAAGGGCTCGCAGCCCATCCGCGTGGTCACGCTGAACGAGCCTTGGGCGCACCGGCAGCTGGTGCTGTGCGTGCGCTCGGAAGAATCTCTCTCCAGCGTGGCGCGGCTGCTGGTGGACCACCTGCGCGCGCAACCACCTACAACTGTCCCATGA